The DNA sequence CGCAAATTAGTTCCGTTACACCTCATTCGACAAGCACGATGCTTTGGTCCAGATTGCGGAAAATTAGACGGCGGTCAATCGTCATCCTCCGCAGAATCACGATCAATGCCTGGTGGCATGATGCAACTTCGGGAGATGCAATTCTATACAAAGCGCACTCAAAAACTCACGACCAAACCAAAAGCGTCTCCATACCGACCAACTCGACTCAGAACTCAATATGGCGGATCACCAAAGGATCACAAAGTCTTTGGTCGGCTGAATGCGAGTCAGAATCAAGAGCGAACAAATGTTGGCAAGTTCATCAATGGTCAGGAAATTTCAGCCCAAGAGACCGAGCACAGGAATGGGAACTTGCCGACCCAGCAGTTTGAGGTAAGGCAAGGATCGATCCCTATGGAAGAGTATCCTGAGAAGGAAGAGATCTCAGATGTCGACGTCGAAATCCCGGATGAAGAGATCGTGACCACAACGACAACGCATTCGACGACCCATCCCACGATCCCCACTTTGTCACCTTTCGAGACGATTAAGCCCACGAAAATCCTTCCGAAGCAATCCGGGGAAAGTGTGACCGTTGGCAGACCCACTTCAACCAAAGCCCGGCCTTTTGTTCAGCAAGCACCAAATCTCCCAATCACAGATGAGAGTGCCCCAGTAAAGCACGCCATGCAAGAGGCTTCTCAAGGAGTTGATGACTACGACTTGAGCTATCCTGGCCCGCCTTTTAACGATGATTTCGGTCCCAAGCCCACTTCGGACGAAGATTTTGTGCAAGAGGTTGAGAGAGTGTCCAGCCCTGGCGCAGACTATTCCGCAGCCTTTACTGGCGTCAACAAACCAAATGATGAGGAAGATCCTGGCTCTAATGACCCTTTGGCTGACATAAGGAATAACATTCTTCAAATGAGTGTTTTTGGATTAAACTCAGGAGCATCTGGGTCAGGGTTGTTCGATTTTGATTCTCTTACAAACAGAGAAGGATATAACTCCACAAATCCTGACGACACTGTAGATGAACTGGTTGATCCCCACATTCCTGTCAATCAAGAATCTCATGTTATTGCCCCTATGGATCAAAGTAGCCCTGAAGAGAATCTCGAGATACAACCACAAGAGATCAATGACGAATATGATATTACTAACTCAATAAACAATGACACCGTTGACAAGAACGAAGTGGAGATCAGTGACGAGAGCCAAAATAGCACAGAGTCTAACAAGATTATTGGTCTTGCAAATGCCAAAGACAAGTATGAATTGTCTGGGGTGATGCAATGGTATTACGACAATATGCCCAAAGATCTGCTCTCTCAAGTTGAAGCCAACTTGCCACCAAAACGAACAAATACAGGAGCCTCCACATCAACCTCGACTAATGATCCACAGGGTAACACGTTGGGCCCCATCGACAGTTCCCATACAGGTCAAGATGaacagtccatatttccaaCGCTATTTGGCGCCATGTCGACTCTGTCCACGTCATCTTCAAGCAATCAACCTCAAAGTCTTGAGGACAGAATCACCAACCGAGATCCACCCCTGGAATCTAATTCGTGTCCATCCCAATGCATGTGCGTTTGTCCTGGAAATGTCGAACCGCCTCAAAAGCAAACATCTCTTTGGAATCAAGCCCCCGAACCAGTTCTCCAGGCAAGTGACCCAACCGCCAAAATTAATCTTGGTATTTCGATGTACCCTTGCTCCAGATCGGCCGCCTACCAATTGAATCTAGCCTTGAAGCTGTGCAGGCGGAAAAGGCTACTGCACATTGAAAACTagttcaatttcaacaaaatattaTGTGTATAATCTCCCCATCTATAAAAATTGGAGTATCATGAAAACAAAGataacaataaacaattaaaaaaaaatcatgatatcTTATTGAAGGTTGCGATAGAACCTCGGAGAAGCGACCCGGTACTGATCTTCTCCCTCAACTGGCTCCTCTTCCTCCGCCGAACCTTGAGGAGCAGGCTGAGCTGGCTCATCTTGACTGGTTTTGTAATAAACCGGTCCAGGGGTGGGCTGAGGTTCAGGGTTGCTTTCGACTGGGGCAGGGGCGGATGTGGATTGGTATGGGATCACTTGAATGGCTTGAGCACTGGTTGTGGTTGGATCTTGAGGTTTCTCTGTGGTTTTGTAAGTGAATACTGGATATGAGTTCGGGCTGCTTGGCGGCTTTTCGGTGGTTTTAAACGAATATCTGGAGTACGTGATCACCGGACGAGTGGTTGCCTCCgtagttgtggttgtggtggtggtagtagtagtagtagtggttgtCTTATAGGTATTTACATTTGCCGGTGAAGGTGGACTCTGAGGAGCGGGATTGACTTTCATGCCAAACTGTGGGTAATAGGGGGGCGGGGGAatctcttcctcttcttccgcCTCGATTGTATAGTAAACAGGAGCTGcggttgtggttgtggtggttgtggttgttgttgtcgtaGTTGTGGTTGTAGTGGTAGTTGGTTCCTCAATGTACGGCGCATATGTGCTTGAGAAGGAGTTGCCCTCGGGCTGTTTGGGCTCGTAGGGAGGAATGGCGGGTTCATCCTCGACTTCCTTGCTTTGAATAGGGAGGTATGGAGAAGTGCTGGGTGTCGTGCTGGGTTCCTCGGTATGAATTGTTTTGGACACTTTGTAAACTACTTTCGTAATTTTGGGAGGCGCAGTGGAAACGGTACGATAATATATCGGTTCGCTCACATCCGGTTGCGAAGGTAGAGAATAAGTTGGTCTGTATTGTGTGACTTTTGGTTGCTCAGGTTGATAGGAGGAGTCTGGTTGGTGGTATTCTGAGGGTCGGTAAATGGGTTGCTCACTGGAATAGCCGTTGTTATGAGTAGGGCCTCGATAAATGAAGGGGCCCATCCTCAATTTGGATTGGACATCGAACATTGGGCGAAAAGACTCGGCCTCTGCGTCAGTCAAAGCTGGCTCTCTGTAATGAAAGACGGATGAACTTTTGAAATTCGTGCCAATATTATTCCTCGTGTTAATTTATTAGCTAATGGTCACCATGTCTTCACTCCATACGTGTACTAAATTGAACAAACTTGGGTAAAAATAAAGCGCTAACGTATGGTCAAtgaaaaaacctttgaaatatACCTGTCCATAATGAAGTTGAAGAAGTACGATAGTTATAACTTAATGATCTAGCGCATGCATATTTCGACCGTAAAACTCAAAACAGACTGATGTACAAAACAATGttaaataaatgaaagaaatgtatggCTAGAGACATGCACAAAAGAGTTTGTAAACATCCTTGTCATAATTTATCAGGGTTGTAAACTACATGCAGTCTTACTTTATTCTAAGAATTGTCCCAAATTAACTATCCATATGACAATTATCGAAGAAATCGACTAATTGAATGCCTGTATCGGAACTCAAAAAGGTATCATAATAGTGCCTTCCTGCCGCAAAAAGGTTTGTCATAGCAATGCCCGCTTATGATTTAGGGGTTCGTTCTCCTGGTTTGGTCAAAACTGACGATGTCATAaatgaatccttttttttgtcaaaagatgTTGAGTCCGAAATCTAGTTCTGCTTAGTGGACTAACTTTTATCCACCAAAGACACGTACTCCCATAAAGGCAGAAATAGAGGTCCCAATGTATTTCTAAAACCAGTGAACCGAAGTGAATGCGAAAACATAAATCATTTCAACGCAGAAGTCCTCACCTCTTTTAATTACCATTCGAAACACACATAGGGTCGAATCATAAATACTTAGTCTAACACTCAAACTAAATGTTCAGCAATTTCTGTTCCATTCAAAGAGGAGTAATCATGAAAAAGGTTAAGCTAGAGACCTACCGAAAGATGCTAAAGAGGAATTCGTGGAACTTACTTGACATCAGGCCACGCTTTGGCTTGACTGGGATCTCTGGCACTGATCAAGCTGAAGTTTGGGAATCTGCCAGCCCATGTTGAACCCAAGTGGAACAAGATCCACAACAAGATCGGGGACACCTGAAAATACGAAGCCATGTCCACTTTGACAATCAAAACGCAACTGAAGAACCCGATGGAAACGGAGTGAAAACGTGCGTTTGAGTGTTTCAGATCAGCGAATGTACGATATTAGAGTGACATCATGTCTGTCACGGCATTTCCTTGAAATAAGCAACACAAATGACGCCTCAGTAAGCAAGTTCTTAAAAGTCGACCGCCGTCGGCCGCTGCTGCGTCAAACGCACGTTGTCGTCTCGTTGTTATGTCAGGCCAAAATGTGCCGTGGTCTAATTCGAATTAGGGGGGAGAACAACAGACTGTTGTTGACCCACAGAAGCTGGCTGCTAAGATTCAAGGCCAGGCATCCTTAGAATATGCCTGAAAAAAGTATGGACCTCATGGTCCTGAGTGGCCCAGGGATTTCGCCAAACATCTGTCGCAACCCTCTTTTGCTAATTCCATGGAGACATgcttcattcatccatccacccagGGAAATGTACATCATCCCAAAACCCTAACTAACCAATAACCACAGCAAGACATATTCAGAGCACAGGATTTCGTCACTTCTGTCCGGAGCACATTTTTCACCAACCCTAATGTCTTAGCCTTGAATGGTGAGAGTATATCGCCTAAGTATACACAATCTACAATCCTAAGTACGAGTACGTAGGGTCTActatacgtacgtatatgcGTTGTAGTAAGTAGGAGACGGAACATTATTTGACGGACTCTCAGCTCAGCAATCTGTCGGCCGTAATCAGAGAGTGAGTGACTGATTATATTTTCGTGTCATGCCTCGAAGGAAGGCGAAAGAACGTTTCTTGTGCTTACAACATCAAACACGTGCTTTTCTGGTTACGTTAGTAGAGAAAAAGGGATGTTTATGGTTATGGTTGAGCATACTGGGCAAGCTTTAAAAGCAATTCCAGCGTTCACATGTTTATCTGTACACACGGTTACTTGAGATGGAATGACATTTCCATATATGGGACCTTTTTGCAACCAGAaattcaagaggaaaaaactcAGATCAAAACATGAGTTGCGCATGAGTAAGTCGATGGCccccaaaaaatatattttgttttgaaagaagaatTGAAGTGTAATCTTTCGTCTGTGGCAAAACTcagcaattttgttttcaagacaGAGGATGGATATCACACCTATACTGGAATTGGAATGcacgttgttttttttgtttctttagaaAGTTATCGGTTGATCCGTTCTCTCTTTTTGTTCAACCCTTATGCAAAATCAAACGGACTGCATTCAGTTTTATTACTGGCATTTCAACTGACGGAATACGAGCGAAGTGAAAAATCCCGATCTCCTCGATGAAATCTTTGAAGCAAGATCTTTTCTTATTTGTAATGGGTAGAATGAATGGTGGGTCCTAATGTCAACACGACTATAGCGCCGTTAATGGCACTTATTAGAGACTCATGAATGCTTATAGGACAGAGACATCATTTGATATCAACTTAATCTTTGGTCGTTCTTCAAGTTAGTAAAATATTCATATCACAGCCATTCCTCGTCGAAAGATGTAATAGCGTTAGTCgtaaacatttcatttttttctaaatcatAAATGACCTGTATGTCAGGACTACTACCTGATCATGACCAAACTTTAACGTATCAGGCAAATAGAATGGGCATATAAAAAGCGGacaaatttggtgcaacatactcaCTTCAAAGGAAGATTTCCGGCCAACAACCATTTGACAATTTCACTTTGAATAGGGTCTTTTAGTCCAACTATGAATCAttgcaaatatgaaaaaaaggttcaaagcCAAGAACACCTTCAATGTCGCTAATGTTTAGCCCTGACGTTTCCTTATTAGGGAATATATTATGACAATATGCTGAGTCTTATTGTTGGCCATTTTAGTTTTGCGGAATTCGACAATTTCTGCCAAAAGCTCTCAGTTTCCTTGAATTGGAACGAGAAACACAAAAATTTACTTAAGGCTGCTCTATGGTTTTTCgtaaaaggaacaaattattgtaatttcgttagTAACGCCTTAGTGATTCTGAATAGGCGGAAGTTCACTCGTCTAGTATGTAAACATGGTGTTAACCACTCTTTTAACTcttcacaaaaaaattgaatgtcGTCGATTCGTTAACCTTTGCCTTATCTCtatcaaaaacacatttggtgCATTTGAAAGCAATACAATTGAACCACTAGGGAAATCATTCCCCAGGTACTAACATTTGTTATCGTGCAGAAATTTTTCCTGCACTTCAAGCAAGAGTGCATATTGAGTGGACACTTACGGTGTAAACAAACGAGCTTCAATTCGACAAACTTGTTCTTTCTTTACTTTGGGTTATAAGGTACTGCTAGACATAAGGTGACAAAGCATCGACACTAATATATGTACAAAATGCCGTTGCAGTTGATGGTGGATGAATCCCACAATAAGACAACAGGCATCAAGTCCAACGA is a window from the Tigriopus californicus strain San Diego chromosome 2, Tcal_SD_v2.1, whole genome shotgun sequence genome containing:
- the LOC131876947 gene encoding DNA-directed RNA polymerase II subunit RPB1-like codes for the protein MASYFQVSPILLWILFHLGSTWAGRFPNFSLISARDPSQAKAWPDVKEPALTDAEAESFRPMFDVQSKLRMGPFIYRGPTHNNGYSSEQPIYRPSEYHQPDSSYQPEQPKVTQYRPTYSLPSQPDVSEPIYYRTVSTAPPKITKVVYKVSKTIHTEEPSTTPSTSPYLPIQSKEVEDEPAIPPYEPKQPEGNSFSSTYAPYIEEPTTTTTTTTTTTTTTTTTTTAAPVYYTIEAEEEEEIPPPPYYPQFGMKVNPAPQSPPSPANVNTYKTTTTTTTTTTTTTTTEATTRPVITYSRYSFKTTEKPPSSPNSYPVFTYKTTEKPQDPTTTSAQAIQVIPYQSTSAPAPVESNPEPQPTPGPVYYKTSQDEPAQPAPQGSAEEEEPVEGEDQYRVASPRFYRNLQ
- the LOC131876945 gene encoding uncharacterized protein LOC131876945: MQSSSPAISGPRQTSRAKSRPRFKQFPSRWFCHVVASPTSLSVPSLVSLLIVAMCVLSLNPGGVLCKRKLVPLHLIRQARCFGPDCGKLDGGQSSSSAESRSMPGGMMQLREMQFYTKRTQKLTTKPKASPYRPTRLRTQYGGSPKDHKVFGRLNASQNQERTNVGKFINGQEISAQETEHRNGNLPTQQFEVRQGSIPMEEYPEKEEISDVDVEIPDEEIVTTTTTHSTTHPTIPTLSPFETIKPTKILPKQSGESVTVGRPTSTKARPFVQQAPNLPITDESAPVKHAMQEASQGVDDYDLSYPGPPFNDDFGPKPTSDEDFVQEVERVSSPGADYSAAFTGVNKPNDEEDPGSNDPLADIRNNILQMSVFGLNSGASGSGLFDFDSLTNREGYNSTNPDDTVDELVDPHIPVNQESHVIAPMDQSSPEENLEIQPQEINDEYDITNSINNDTVDKNEVEISDESQNSTESNKIIGLANAKDKYELSGVMQWYYDNMPKDLLSQVEANLPPKRTNTGASTSTSTNDPQGNTLGPIDSSHTGQDEQSIFPTLFGAMSTLSTSSSSNQPQSLEDRITNRDPPLESNSCPSQCMCVCPGNVEPPQKQTSLWNQAPEPVLQASDPTAKINLGISMYPCSRSAAYQLNLALKLCRRKRLLHIEN